The Shewanella mangrovisoli genome has a window encoding:
- a CDS encoding LexA family protein has product MRIIPIYASAGLTGFESPAEEYRQLGLSLDQLLILHPNATFMGFARGDSMQGVGIHFGDLLIVDRHETARDGDVIVANYNGEFVCKIIDKTRRLLLSANEQFQPKPIHDYDSFNIEGVVVSSIRFHRQNPTLTNLKCML; this is encoded by the coding sequence ATGCGTATTATACCAATCTATGCAAGTGCGGGACTTACGGGGTTCGAGAGTCCCGCCGAAGAATATCGCCAGCTGGGTTTGAGTCTAGACCAGCTCCTGATTTTGCATCCCAATGCGACCTTTATGGGGTTTGCTCGAGGGGATTCAATGCAAGGGGTTGGCATTCATTTTGGTGATTTGTTGATAGTCGATCGCCATGAAACGGCCCGTGATGGTGATGTTATTGTTGCCAATTATAACGGTGAGTTTGTGTGTAAAATTATCGATAAAACTCGCCGCTTACTGCTATCAGCAAACGAGCAGTTTCAACCTAAACCCATTCATGATTATGACTCATTCAACATTGAGGGTGTTGTTGTAAGTTCGATTCGTTTTCACCGCCAAAATCCAACACTCACGAATTTAAAATGTATGCTCTAG
- a CDS encoding GGDEF domain-containing protein produces the protein MTKIAPQHAETGSDTNHSQAIDTILNSLDALVYVSDLDTYDLLYLNDYGVSVWGEAKGKKCYQVLQSAQHSPCQFCTNPKLLDEKGNPAGVHVWEFQNTQNGRWYQCRDQAIHWTDGRLVRIEIATDITERKQMEQALIEAKSTAERLADTDELTQLYNRRAFFNLGRQSAQQTAQPLAFIMFDIDHFKRINDRWGHAMGDAALIHIARLTQAKLRPHDILARLGGEEFGLILPNTHHEQAWQVAESIRHGFDTQPLQLNGHIIHCTASFGISSLILPQINHPDEAQSLLETLFNNADQAMMQAKRAGRNQVCDAT, from the coding sequence ATGACAAAAATTGCCCCACAACACGCCGAAACGGGTTCCGATACCAACCATAGTCAAGCCATTGATACTATTTTAAATAGTCTCGATGCGCTGGTATATGTCTCTGATTTAGATACCTATGATTTACTCTATCTCAATGACTACGGTGTATCGGTTTGGGGTGAGGCAAAAGGTAAAAAGTGCTATCAAGTGCTGCAATCGGCACAACACTCGCCTTGTCAATTTTGTACTAACCCTAAACTATTGGATGAAAAGGGAAATCCTGCAGGCGTCCATGTATGGGAGTTTCAAAATACCCAAAATGGCCGTTGGTACCAATGTCGCGATCAAGCCATTCATTGGACCGATGGCCGATTAGTTAGAATCGAAATCGCCACCGATATCACCGAACGCAAACAAATGGAGCAAGCGCTAATAGAGGCAAAATCCACGGCCGAACGTCTTGCCGACACTGATGAACTGACCCAACTCTATAATCGTCGTGCTTTTTTCAATCTCGGTCGCCAAAGTGCGCAGCAAACAGCACAACCACTGGCCTTTATCATGTTCGATATTGATCACTTTAAGCGGATTAACGACCGCTGGGGCCATGCTATGGGAGATGCGGCGCTTATCCATATCGCAAGATTAACGCAAGCAAAGCTTAGACCGCACGATATCCTCGCCCGTCTCGGCGGTGAAGAATTTGGGCTGATTTTACCCAACACTCACCATGAACAAGCATGGCAAGTCGCAGAGTCGATTCGCCACGGGTTTGATACGCAGCCACTACAGCTTAACGGCCACATCATCCACTGCACCGCAAGCTTTGGTATATCATCCTTAATCTTGCCCCAAATCAATCATCCCGATGAGGCACAATCCCTCTTGGAAACCCTGTTCAATAATGCCGATCAGGCCATGATGCAAGCCAAGCGCGCAGGTAGAAATCAAGTCTGTGATGCGACCTAA
- a CDS encoding Y-family DNA polymerase: protein MYALVDANSFYCSAEQVFRPDWRGKPIIVLSNNDGCIVAANRQAKELGIPKFAPYFEFKDQCQKLGVIACSSNYELYADLSTKMMGIIGRYAPEQHVYSIDESFLSFKNCPAIKSLHDQGQLIRRAVWKEARLPVCVGIGATLTLAKLANHAAKKLPGYKGVCVIDNEPDRLAILKSVEVGEVWGIGRRISKKLALMDINTAYDLASMPAGLARKQFSIEIERTVRELNGQACKQWDEARADKKQIFSTRSVGERITDYEQLHQALSKHIGIAAAKARKQGSLCKTMLLFANNSPYDEEPTGAKTLVNFPCATNCSAELTRAMSTAAPKLFRQGVRYYKIGVGLLDLVSEKHHQFDLFNAPTANPQLMQALDSINHRFGTDTLFLAAQGINQKWAMRRELLTPQYTTNWACLPHFKC, encoded by the coding sequence ATGTATGCTCTAGTTGATGCCAATAGTTTTTATTGCAGCGCTGAGCAGGTGTTTCGACCTGACTGGCGCGGCAAGCCGATCATAGTCCTGAGCAATAATGACGGCTGTATTGTGGCGGCTAATCGTCAGGCCAAGGAGTTGGGGATCCCCAAGTTTGCACCTTACTTTGAATTTAAGGACCAGTGCCAAAAGTTGGGGGTGATTGCTTGCTCAAGTAATTATGAGCTCTATGCCGATCTCTCCACTAAGATGATGGGGATTATCGGCCGCTATGCGCCTGAGCAGCATGTGTATTCCATTGATGAGAGCTTTTTATCTTTTAAAAATTGCCCTGCAATTAAGTCGCTACATGACCAAGGGCAGTTAATCCGCCGTGCGGTATGGAAAGAAGCCCGCTTACCCGTCTGTGTGGGCATTGGTGCTACCTTAACGCTGGCAAAACTGGCTAACCACGCGGCCAAAAAATTACCCGGTTATAAAGGCGTTTGCGTGATAGACAATGAGCCAGACCGACTTGCTATTTTAAAGTCGGTAGAAGTGGGCGAGGTGTGGGGGATTGGCCGCCGCATCAGCAAAAAACTCGCGCTAATGGACATTAATACCGCTTATGATCTGGCAAGTATGCCGGCAGGACTCGCCCGCAAACAATTTAGTATCGAGATTGAGCGCACCGTAAGAGAACTGAATGGCCAAGCCTGTAAGCAATGGGACGAGGCAAGGGCAGATAAAAAGCAGATATTCTCGACTCGCAGTGTTGGTGAGCGCATCACCGATTATGAACAGCTTCATCAGGCCTTAAGCAAGCATATTGGCATTGCTGCCGCTAAAGCCAGAAAGCAAGGCTCGTTATGTAAAACCATGCTGCTGTTCGCCAATAATTCCCCTTATGATGAGGAACCTACAGGGGCCAAGACATTAGTAAATTTCCCCTGTGCTACTAATTGCAGCGCTGAGCTCACTCGCGCGATGAGCACCGCTGCCCCTAAATTGTTTCGGCAAGGGGTACGCTATTATAAAATCGGTGTGGGCTTGTTAGATTTAGTCAGCGAAAAACACCATCAGTTTGATTTATTCAATGCACCGACCGCCAACCCTCAGTTGATGCAGGCCCTCGATAGCATCAACCATCGCTTTGGCACCGATACATTATTTCTCGCTGCCCAAGGTATCAACCAAAAGTGGGCCATGCGCCGCGAACTGCTCACTCCGCAATACACCACCAATTGGGCATGTTTACCGCATTTTAAGTGCTAA
- a CDS encoding DUF6438 domain-containing protein, whose product MRLRILYKAAREQGVILTNHHRRPIIKKVIYLVVLTLLFGCFDAEQWQPQIERMVADSPTKAQVVSFSRGACYGTCPVYDFYIFPDDNFVFIGRAHVNKMGAYRGALEAGTFQSLINLVDNNNFLKLSRIGYFGKSNSESATFKCGSYETDHPTVSIGVQLQEMELTVAHNLGCSDFPDEQVLLKMFATFEQVVVLNSKGLI is encoded by the coding sequence TTGCGGCTTCGCATTCTCTACAAAGCCGCGCGTGAGCAGGGAGTTATATTAACCAATCACCATCGGAGACCTATCATCAAAAAAGTAATCTATTTAGTAGTTTTGACTCTATTGTTTGGGTGTTTTGATGCAGAACAATGGCAGCCCCAAATAGAGAGGATGGTGGCAGACTCTCCGACCAAAGCACAAGTTGTATCCTTTAGCCGTGGAGCTTGTTACGGCACTTGTCCAGTCTATGATTTTTATATTTTTCCTGATGATAACTTTGTGTTTATTGGCCGGGCACACGTAAACAAAATGGGGGCATATAGGGGCGCTCTTGAGGCCGGAACATTCCAAAGTTTAATCAACTTGGTTGATAACAATAACTTTCTCAAATTGTCTCGAATTGGATATTTCGGAAAATCCAACTCTGAGAGTGCAACATTCAAGTGTGGTTCATATGAAACAGACCATCCGACAGTATCTATCGGTGTTCAACTTCAAGAGATGGAGTTAACAGTAGCCCATAATTTGGGATGCTCAGATTTCCCTGATGAACAAGTCTTGCTAAAAATGTTTGCCACATTTGAGCAAGTCGTTGTGTTAAACAGTAAAGGGCTAATATAA
- a CDS encoding LysR family transcriptional regulator, which produces MINPQWLNTFAVLVEKGNFTRTAEAIGITQAAVSQHISRLEEQYGTLFLRRSRQLEITPIGVHLLSYVNDIDCAEKRLQQKLIQDDAHIGEISLITPGSIGLTLYPLLLQLQTAFSQLKIHHRFAPDNEILSAILANQHELGMVTFKPSDPSICSSHFTEEPLELVVPAGQKITSWQDLQRLGFISHPDGEAMATRLLSRKYPGSPGIQEIPCKGFINQISLILEPVAKGLGFTVIPRYARKAFERQEEIYVVECGSQVVDTIWLIHRAEWPLSRRAQTAIDYLKSQI; this is translated from the coding sequence ATGATAAATCCACAATGGCTCAATACCTTTGCAGTGTTAGTGGAAAAGGGAAACTTTACCCGCACGGCCGAAGCCATAGGTATCACCCAAGCCGCAGTCAGCCAGCATATCAGTCGCTTAGAAGAACAATACGGCACTCTCTTTTTGCGCCGTAGCCGCCAACTCGAAATCACTCCCATTGGTGTGCATTTATTGAGTTACGTCAACGATATAGACTGCGCCGAGAAACGATTACAGCAAAAACTCATTCAAGACGATGCCCATATTGGCGAAATTAGTCTTATCACGCCTGGCAGTATTGGCTTAACGCTCTACCCGTTGCTTTTGCAGCTACAAACGGCGTTTTCGCAGCTAAAAATTCATCATCGTTTTGCCCCCGATAATGAAATCCTCTCCGCCATTCTCGCCAATCAACATGAGCTGGGGATGGTGACGTTTAAGCCGTCGGATCCCAGTATTTGCAGCAGCCATTTTACCGAAGAACCCCTCGAGTTGGTTGTGCCTGCGGGGCAGAAAATTACCAGTTGGCAAGATTTGCAGCGCCTCGGATTTATCTCCCACCCCGATGGCGAAGCCATGGCCACCCGTTTATTGAGTCGCAAATATCCGGGGAGTCCTGGCATTCAAGAGATCCCCTGTAAAGGTTTTATCAATCAGATCAGCTTAATCCTCGAACCCGTCGCCAAGGGACTCGGCTTTACCGTGATCCCACGCTACGCCCGCAAAGCCTTTGAACGACAAGAGGAAATCTATGTGGTTGAGTGTGGCAGCCAAGTCGTGGATACCATTTGGCTGATCCACAGAGCCGAGTGGCCTTTGTCCCGCCGAGCACAAACGGCCATCGATTACTTAAAAAGTCAAATTTAA
- a CDS encoding DUF4304 domain-containing protein, translating into MKEELKLAVTDYLRGQGFKGSIPIFSRETKGLYQTLDFQFNKYGGSFAVNLSLLEPNNQFLKLPMSKQKILASRRLGSLSRHLKNKQNQDYWFRFVKGSFFPTYNYKKAAQEFIAIYSCEAEKTFEYMLGEMST; encoded by the coding sequence ATGAAAGAAGAACTAAAACTTGCTGTCACTGATTATCTAAGGGGGCAAGGTTTTAAAGGAAGCATTCCAATTTTTAGTAGAGAAACAAAAGGCTTGTATCAAACACTTGACTTTCAGTTTAATAAATACGGTGGCTCTTTCGCCGTAAACTTAAGTTTGTTGGAACCTAATAACCAGTTTTTAAAACTTCCCATGTCTAAACAGAAAATACTAGCTTCTCGTCGTTTGGGTTCTTTATCTAGGCACTTAAAGAACAAACAAAATCAAGATTATTGGTTCAGGTTTGTTAAGGGGAGCTTTTTCCCGACTTACAACTATAAAAAAGCTGCTCAAGAATTCATTGCAATATACAGTTGCGAAGCGGAAAAAACGTTTGAATATATGCTGGGTGAAATGAGTACCTAA